From one Mycolicibacterium sp. HK-90 genomic stretch:
- a CDS encoding ABC transporter ATP-binding protein, whose product MSSPSSDASGGLRIKDVAHRYGRGSDEVTALGPVDLDVAPGSFVVLVGASGCGKSTLLRLIAGFETPSEGRVEVSGARPTPGVSSGVVFQQPRLFPWRTVGGNVDLALKYAKVPRDLRSARREELLERVGLEGIATRKIWEISGGQQQRVAIARALAAETPLFLLDEPFAALDALTRERLQEDVRQVSAESGRTTVFVTHSADEAAFLGSRIVVLTRRPGKVALDLPVDLPRTGVDPHELRRSPEYLKLRTEVSEAVKLAAA is encoded by the coding sequence ATGTCATCGCCAAGCAGTGATGCCTCGGGCGGGCTGAGGATCAAGGACGTCGCGCACCGCTACGGGCGCGGTTCGGATGAGGTCACCGCCCTGGGTCCGGTGGACCTCGACGTCGCACCGGGATCGTTCGTCGTACTGGTGGGGGCATCGGGATGCGGCAAGAGCACGTTGCTGCGCCTGATCGCCGGGTTCGAGACGCCGTCGGAGGGCCGCGTCGAGGTATCCGGTGCGCGTCCGACGCCCGGGGTCAGCTCGGGGGTGGTGTTCCAGCAGCCGCGGCTGTTTCCGTGGCGCACGGTCGGCGGCAACGTGGATCTGGCGCTCAAGTACGCCAAGGTGCCGCGCGACTTGCGGTCGGCGCGCCGGGAGGAGCTGTTGGAGCGGGTCGGGCTGGAAGGCATTGCCACGCGCAAGATCTGGGAGATCAGCGGCGGGCAGCAGCAGCGGGTCGCGATCGCGCGGGCACTGGCGGCCGAGACGCCGCTGTTCCTGCTCGACGAACCGTTCGCGGCGCTGGACGCGCTGACCCGCGAGCGGTTGCAGGAGGACGTCCGGCAGGTGAGCGCAGAGTCCGGTCGCACAACGGTTTTCGTCACCCACAGCGCCGATGAGGCCGCGTTCCTGGGATCACGGATAGTGGTGTTGACCCGACGGCCGGGAAAGGTCGCGTTGGACCTGCCGGTCGATCTGCCGCGCACCGGCGTCGACCCACACGAGCTGCGGCGCTCCCCGGAGTACCTCAAGCTGCGGACTGAGGTGAGTGAGGCGGTGAAGCTCGCCGCGGCGTAG
- a CDS encoding alpha/beta fold hydrolase codes for MTVHHRYATVDGRRLFYREAGAEDAPVIVLLHGFPTSSYMFRDLIPRLAERYRVIAPDHLGYGHSDAPAADEFDYTFDALADLTEGLLTQIGVSRYAIYVQDYGAPIGWRLALRHPEAITAIVSQNGNGYDEGFVESFWAGVWAYQREQNPETEAGVRTALSVDGIKWQYLTGVADESLVNPDTWVHDATMVSRPGNDLVQLKLFRDYATNAPLYPTLHEYLRTGAVPVLAVWGEGDPIFGPDGARAFAKDAVDAEIHLLDGGHFLLETHLDEVAALIDDFLQRRA; via the coding sequence ATGACCGTTCATCATCGCTACGCCACCGTCGACGGCCGGCGGCTGTTCTACCGGGAGGCCGGAGCCGAGGACGCCCCGGTGATCGTGCTGCTGCACGGCTTCCCGACGAGCTCGTACATGTTCCGCGACCTCATCCCGCGGCTGGCCGAGCGCTATCGCGTCATCGCCCCCGACCACCTGGGCTACGGACACTCCGACGCACCGGCAGCCGACGAGTTCGACTACACCTTCGACGCACTCGCCGACCTCACCGAGGGACTGCTCACGCAGATCGGAGTGTCCCGCTACGCGATCTACGTCCAGGATTACGGCGCCCCGATCGGCTGGCGGCTGGCACTGCGGCACCCGGAGGCGATCACCGCGATCGTCAGCCAGAACGGCAACGGCTATGACGAAGGCTTCGTCGAGAGCTTCTGGGCGGGCGTGTGGGCCTACCAGCGTGAGCAGAACCCCGAAACCGAGGCGGGAGTGCGGACCGCGCTGAGCGTGGACGGCATCAAATGGCAGTACCTGACCGGCGTCGCCGACGAGAGCCTGGTCAACCCGGACACCTGGGTGCACGACGCCACCATGGTGTCCCGCCCGGGTAATGATCTGGTGCAGCTCAAGCTGTTCCGCGACTACGCCACCAACGCACCGCTGTACCCGACGCTGCACGAATACCTGCGCACCGGCGCGGTGCCCGTGCTGGCCGTGTGGGGCGAAGGTGATCCGATCTTCGGTCCCGACGGGGCGCGGGCCTTCGCCAAGGACGCCGTCGACGCCGAGATCCACCTGCTCGACGGCGGGCACTTCCTGCTGGAGACGCATCTCGACGAGGTCGCCGCGTTGATCGACGACTTCCTCCAGCGGCGCGCCTGA
- a CDS encoding TetR/AcrR family transcriptional regulator, with protein MSSDAENGRGRGGPAANGTSRRDELLTVAAKLFAARGYHGTRMDDVAEAVGLNKATVYHYYSSKSLILYDIYKGTADFTVEALHDDPTASARETIYNFTRRLMVGIANDLERAAVYFQEGPYIAEWFTEEQVAYIRRAETQVYEHVRDVIDRGIASGEFYDCDSHVLALGYIGMTLGSYRWLRPHGRRTAQEIAVEFSTALLRGLIRDETVRNESPLGVDVNQTS; from the coding sequence ATGTCATCCGATGCAGAGAACGGCCGGGGCCGCGGAGGTCCGGCTGCCAACGGGACATCCCGCCGCGACGAGCTGCTGACCGTCGCGGCCAAGCTGTTCGCTGCCCGCGGCTACCACGGCACCCGGATGGACGACGTCGCCGAGGCGGTCGGCCTCAACAAGGCGACGGTCTACCACTACTACTCGAGCAAATCGCTGATCCTGTACGACATCTACAAGGGCACCGCGGACTTCACCGTCGAGGCACTGCACGATGACCCGACGGCCTCGGCCCGGGAGACCATCTACAACTTCACCCGGCGCCTGATGGTCGGCATCGCCAACGATCTGGAGCGCGCCGCGGTGTACTTCCAGGAAGGTCCGTACATCGCGGAGTGGTTCACCGAGGAGCAGGTGGCCTACATCCGGCGCGCCGAGACCCAGGTGTACGAGCATGTCCGTGACGTGATCGACCGCGGCATCGCCAGCGGCGAGTTCTACGACTGCGATTCCCATGTCCTGGCGCTCGGCTACATCGGGATGACGCTCGGCTCGTACCGGTGGCTGCGCCCCCACGGAAGACGGACCGCGCAGGAGATCGCCGTGGAGTTCAGCACCGCGCTGCTGCGCGGGCTGATCCGGGACGAAACCGTGCGCAATGAATCCCCACTCGGCGTCGACGTCAACCAGACGTCCTAG
- a CDS encoding SDR family oxidoreductase yields MTDLFRLDGKVAVVTGGGRGIGLMMARGLMQAGASVYLSGRKEAELNAAVDALSPLGRVSAVPADLGTAEGVAALTAAVTGREDAIHALFNNAGAAWGAPYEEFPESGFDKVYNVNVKGVFLLTRALTPLLNAGATEEDPARVINTGSIDGIVAPGKGRDNFSYSASKAAVHMLTKHLAGELAPKILVNAIAPGLFESRMTKEMLRAGSDAVGAGMPLGRIGQPDDIAGISVFLASRASAYITGAVIPVDGGVSTIS; encoded by the coding sequence GTGACTGATCTGTTCCGACTGGACGGCAAGGTTGCCGTCGTCACCGGAGGCGGCCGTGGCATCGGCCTGATGATGGCCCGGGGCCTGATGCAGGCGGGGGCATCCGTGTACCTCTCCGGCCGCAAGGAGGCCGAACTCAACGCGGCGGTGGACGCGCTGTCCCCGCTCGGACGGGTATCCGCCGTGCCTGCCGATCTCGGGACCGCCGAAGGTGTCGCGGCGCTCACCGCGGCCGTCACCGGACGTGAGGACGCGATCCACGCACTGTTCAACAACGCCGGGGCGGCGTGGGGTGCGCCGTACGAGGAGTTCCCGGAGTCCGGGTTCGACAAGGTCTACAACGTCAATGTCAAAGGCGTGTTCCTGCTGACCCGCGCGCTCACGCCGCTGCTGAACGCCGGTGCCACCGAGGAGGATCCGGCCCGTGTGATCAACACCGGCAGCATCGACGGGATCGTCGCGCCCGGCAAGGGGCGCGACAACTTCTCCTACAGCGCCAGCAAGGCCGCCGTGCACATGCTGACCAAACACCTCGCCGGCGAGCTCGCCCCGAAGATCCTCGTCAACGCGATCGCCCCGGGCCTGTTCGAATCCCGGATGACCAAGGAGATGCTGCGGGCCGGATCCGATGCCGTGGGTGCCGGCATGCCGCTGGGCCGCATCGGGCAGCCCGACGACATCGCCGGCATCTCGGTGTTCCTGGCCAGCCGGGCCAGTGCGTACATCACCGGAGCCGTCATCCCGGTCGACGGTGGAGTGAGCACGATCAGCTGA
- a CDS encoding DoxX family protein: MNITLWIITIVAGAAYAAGGTTMLVLSRERYRSMGRTQHWVDDFGDSHLKAIGTIKLVGAIGLVLPAAVGVAPVLTPVAACGLALFMAGAATTRFRRSEWLYMAGDIVYLGVFAFLAWGWFTLPVS; this comes from the coding sequence ATGAACATCACCCTCTGGATCATCACCATCGTCGCCGGAGCGGCGTATGCCGCCGGCGGGACCACCATGCTCGTGTTGTCGCGGGAGCGGTACCGGTCGATGGGCCGGACCCAGCATTGGGTCGACGACTTCGGCGACAGTCACCTCAAGGCGATCGGGACGATCAAACTGGTCGGTGCGATCGGCCTGGTGCTACCCGCCGCGGTGGGTGTCGCACCCGTGCTGACCCCGGTGGCCGCCTGCGGCCTGGCCCTGTTCATGGCCGGCGCGGCCACGACCAGATTCCGCCGCAGCGAGTGGCTCTACATGGCCGGCGACATCGTCTATCTCGGCGTGTTCGCCTTCTTGGCCTGGGGCTGGTTCACCCTGCCCGTCAGCTGA
- a CDS encoding sigma-70 family RNA polymerase sigma factor, with translation MTPEASLAETFEQQRPRLLAVAHRVLGSRADAEDAVQEAWLRLSRQDADSIENVAGWLTTVVGRICIDTLRSRSSRAELFPGVDIPELVVTEDVDTPEDAAVLADSVGLALLVVLGSLRPDERLAFVLHDMFAVPFADIGQILDRSSDAVKMMASRARRKVQDVPPPAGSRRRKQEQREVVDAFLAAARDGDFDALLRVLDPDVTWQRYTATGMTVGTGSDAVVAAVRRGQGTRVLARRVSVNGEPGILAWGPTGRPISVMACVVDGGRLVGIVSIVDPRRLARMSLPAPPADD, from the coding sequence ATGACGCCCGAGGCATCACTGGCCGAGACATTCGAGCAACAACGCCCGCGGCTGCTCGCGGTGGCCCATCGCGTCCTCGGCTCCCGGGCAGACGCCGAGGACGCCGTCCAAGAAGCATGGCTGCGGCTGTCCCGTCAGGACGCGGACTCGATCGAGAACGTCGCCGGTTGGCTGACTACCGTCGTGGGCCGCATCTGTATCGACACGCTGCGATCGCGCAGCAGCCGCGCCGAATTGTTCCCGGGGGTCGACATTCCTGAACTCGTCGTCACCGAGGATGTCGACACCCCAGAGGACGCCGCGGTACTCGCGGACTCGGTCGGGCTGGCGCTGCTCGTCGTGCTGGGATCGCTGCGCCCGGACGAGCGCCTCGCGTTCGTCCTGCACGACATGTTCGCCGTGCCGTTCGCCGACATCGGGCAGATCCTCGACAGGTCGAGCGACGCCGTCAAGATGATGGCCAGCCGGGCGCGCCGGAAGGTGCAGGACGTGCCGCCGCCCGCCGGGAGTCGCAGGCGGAAGCAGGAGCAGCGTGAGGTCGTCGACGCGTTCCTGGCCGCCGCACGCGACGGCGACTTCGACGCACTGCTGCGCGTGCTGGATCCCGACGTCACCTGGCAGCGGTACACGGCCACGGGCATGACCGTCGGGACCGGTTCGGACGCTGTCGTGGCTGCGGTGCGGCGCGGCCAGGGGACCCGCGTCCTGGCCCGGCGCGTGTCGGTGAACGGCGAGCCGGGGATCCTGGCGTGGGGGCCGACCGGGCGTCCTATCAGCGTGATGGCGTGCGTCGTCGACGGGGGCCGACTGGTCGGAATCGTGTCGATCGTCGATCCGAGACGGCTGGCCCGGATGTCACTGCCCGCGCCTCCTGCCGACGATTAA
- a CDS encoding acyl-CoA dehydrogenase: MKSTILSRRDLDFLLYEWLDVEKLTALDRFTEHSRETFDGVLDLCEQLATRYFAPHNKLSDAGEPTFDGQTVTLIPEVKEAWDAFAAADLLAMGFDDELGGAQLPVTVAQAAFAWIAAANVSTSGYLMLTIANANLLAHFGSPEQIETYVKPMLAGRFSGTMALSETQAGSSLADITTRAEPQSDGTYRLFGSKMWISGAEHELTENIVNLVLAKIPGGPAGTKGISLFIVPKYLADGTRNGVAISGLNHKMGQRGITNTVLNFDGAVGYLVGEPHRGIVYMFHMMNEARLGVGMGAVALGYTGYLKSLEYARERPQGRPLGVKDPSTAQVPIIEHADVKRMLLAQKAYVEGGLALALYCAKLVDTGDQAVLDILTPVAKSWPSQWCLEANNLAIQVLGGYGYTREYDVEQHYRDNRLNPIHEGTHGIQSLDLLGRKVTQNGGASLAALGERVAATVSAARAGAAPEPADQLDTAWQRLAAVTAAMFASGDVEAAMANSAVYLEAFGHIVVAWIWLEQVLAAEGRTGDFYDGKRQAARYFFHYELPKTAPQLDLLESLDRTTLEMRDNWF; this comes from the coding sequence ATGAAGTCGACGATCCTCTCCCGCCGAGACCTGGATTTCCTGCTCTACGAGTGGCTGGACGTCGAAAAGCTCACGGCGCTCGACCGATTCACCGAGCACTCCCGCGAAACCTTCGACGGTGTGCTGGACCTGTGCGAGCAGCTCGCCACCCGCTACTTCGCACCGCACAACAAGCTCAGTGACGCCGGCGAACCGACGTTCGACGGGCAGACCGTCACGCTGATTCCCGAGGTGAAGGAGGCCTGGGACGCGTTCGCGGCGGCCGACCTGCTGGCGATGGGTTTCGACGACGAGCTCGGCGGTGCGCAATTGCCGGTCACCGTCGCGCAGGCCGCATTCGCCTGGATCGCCGCGGCCAACGTTTCCACCTCGGGCTATCTGATGCTGACCATCGCCAATGCCAACCTGCTGGCACATTTCGGCTCTCCAGAGCAGATCGAGACGTACGTCAAACCCATGTTGGCGGGCCGGTTCTCGGGCACCATGGCGCTGTCGGAGACGCAGGCCGGGTCGTCGCTGGCCGACATCACCACCCGGGCCGAACCGCAATCCGACGGCACCTACCGGCTGTTCGGCTCGAAGATGTGGATCTCCGGGGCCGAGCATGAACTCACCGAGAACATCGTCAACCTCGTGCTGGCGAAGATTCCGGGTGGGCCGGCGGGCACCAAGGGCATCTCACTGTTCATCGTGCCGAAGTACCTGGCCGACGGCACCCGCAACGGCGTCGCCATCTCCGGGCTGAATCACAAGATGGGGCAACGCGGTATCACCAACACGGTGCTGAACTTCGACGGCGCCGTCGGCTATCTGGTCGGGGAGCCTCACCGCGGCATCGTCTACATGTTCCACATGATGAACGAGGCGCGCCTGGGTGTCGGAATGGGCGCCGTCGCGCTCGGCTACACCGGCTACCTCAAGTCTCTGGAGTATGCGCGCGAGCGCCCCCAGGGCCGGCCGCTGGGTGTGAAAGATCCCTCGACGGCCCAGGTGCCCATCATCGAGCACGCGGACGTCAAGCGAATGCTGTTGGCGCAGAAGGCCTATGTCGAGGGCGGGCTGGCGCTGGCGCTCTACTGCGCGAAGCTGGTCGATACCGGCGATCAGGCGGTGCTCGACATTCTCACCCCCGTTGCGAAGAGTTGGCCGTCGCAGTGGTGCCTGGAGGCCAACAACCTGGCGATTCAGGTGCTCGGCGGCTACGGGTACACCCGCGAGTACGACGTCGAGCAGCATTACCGCGACAACCGGCTGAATCCGATCCATGAGGGCACGCACGGCATCCAGAGCCTGGATTTGTTGGGCCGCAAGGTGACCCAGAACGGTGGCGCGAGTCTCGCGGCACTGGGGGAGCGGGTCGCGGCGACGGTCTCGGCCGCGCGGGCGGGTGCGGCCCCGGAGCCGGCCGATCAGCTCGACACGGCCTGGCAGCGGCTGGCCGCGGTGACCGCGGCGATGTTCGCCTCCGGCGACGTCGAGGCCGCGATGGCCAACAGCGCGGTGTATCTCGAGGCTTTCGGACACATCGTGGTGGCGTGGATCTGGCTGGAGCAGGTGCTGGCCGCCGAGGGCCGGACCGGGGACTTCTATGACGGCAAACGGCAGGCCGCGCGGTACTTCTTCCACTACGAACTGCCCAAGACCGCACCGCAATTGGACCTGCTGGAGAGCCTGGACCGCACCACGCTGGAGATGCGCGACAACTGGTTCTAG